A window of Periophthalmus magnuspinnatus isolate fPerMag1 chromosome 21, fPerMag1.2.pri, whole genome shotgun sequence genomic DNA:
AGCCACCAGACCAGCGGCCCCTGCGATCAGGATGCTCAGGTTCAACGGATCtgcacaaaaacatcaaaacatgcaACAGTAAATCCATGAGGTTAAAGGGCACTGCCTCAGAATGTACCCAGGCCTTAATACTTACAGtcaattattttgagttgttgtgCCACACAGCTCTTGGGCGCCCCTGCATTGTTGGAGGACTCACAGCGATACATCCCTGCGTCGAGTTTGGAGACACTTTTAAACTTCTGctccaaacaaaacaataggtcagtggatgcaaaacaaaacCGGTCTATGTGTCCATGTTTCACTGACCAGTGTGCCTTTGCTGGGGTCTATGTTGTAAGGGGTGTCCTGTGTAGCTGTCAGGCCCCTGTTGTCCTTGTACCAGCGGTAAGTGGCAGGAGGCACGCTCAGCTTGTCCTTACACAGGAGCTCCAGGCTGGAGCCCACAAACACTGGACTGGGCACTTCACAGGATGGGATATGAGGAGGCACTGTTAACAGAGCCCAATGATTAAGGGTGAATATGGAAAATGTGTGGTTTCAAGCTAGATAACTGTTGTATATGTTGAAAGGAAATGTTAGCTAGAACGAGCATATACGATATACAATGACTGTACCTAAAACATTGAGGCTGACTGTAGCCTCCCCGAGGTTCACATGGTCCTCACTGGCAGTGACCTCACAGCGGTAGTCCCCCGAGTCCTTCTGAGTCACGGAGTGGATGGTGAGAGTGGCACCCTCAATCTTTGCCCGTGATGCATAAGAATCTTAAggagaaagtgaaagtaaatcaGACATTATTTCAAACATTTGCTCTAATAAAATCATGTAAAACATCTTACTGGTAAACTTATTGTTGAAGTACACAAATGTGACgccttttccttttttcttccaCTCAATGCGAGGGTTCTGGTCCTTCTCTGTCCTGAACTCACAGGACAGCACAGCATCTGAAAGCACCAATATCACTTTTGCATGTTTTCCTTTAGAGCAGTGGGTGTGAGCGGCTGTATGATCTCACCAGTGTGCTCATGCACCTCTACACTGGGTTTACTGCTGCTGACTGTCACTGAAAAACAAGCAGGACCTGTAGGAAAGAAAACACAGCACTTAAACGACATTGACTGACTGCTAATGAAAAAGGACAGTTCTTTTCCCCTGTCTCACAGTAACATGGAGCCTATAACATAGACCCTGGTGGTGCCAGGCGCAGCAGAGGAATGTGGGAAAGACGGATGAGTCTCTGACAAGGCGTTCAACTCCGACCAGATAACCTCCTCCAAGGGTCTGTCCCTCGCTCAAtcacagacacaacaaaacaatgccAAGCAGTAAAGCACAGAAtcctgtattttaatttataggTTAGGAGATCCAAAATATACAATAACGCACAAATGTGCAGTTTTAAGTATATATTCTTGTCAATTCTTTTTGCAAACATAGTCGATCTTTGCGACTGTAGTAACCTTATCCTCCTCAGCTGGCACCACTGTCATCATGACACACACTGATCACTCCTCTGACCAAGTCGGCACTCagcacattttacattataaaCACTAAAGTACTCAATAAATTAATTCATCAAATATAACTCTCCAAACTAAAGACTTCCACCTGTAGGATCCACACATAAGGTGCTCTCAATCAAAACCAAGAATGAattaacattattttaagtttttacagATATCATTTAAAGGTATAACGCCTTGAGTTTTTCTTCAAGAAATAATAATGACTGAATATTTCCCAGATCTGTGATGTTATTGTTCCACATATACCACAGTTATAAAGGCTGCAGATGTTTAGAAATGGTCTGATTGGTCAGATTGtgacaaaagaagaaaacatcGAGATCCTCTTGTGTAAATATAACAAAGATCAAAACATAAGGATGCAGTGATGTAACTACAGACGTAAAGATTGTTTGGAGAATAAACTTAACATCAAATGCGTGTTTCAGAGATAAAAAGTGGCCTTTAAATCTCCGTCTAATTACCACAGGGGTCATGAGGGGGCTATCTACAAAATGAAACGCTGGGATCTAGCAGAATCCTGTCTAGATCTGCTCTATCTCCCGTTCAAACGCCATCAGAGCAGCCTAAACATAAACACTGCATTTGCCACGCCAATCAATTATACGGCTACCCAAGAGTAGTCCATCACcacagcgcaccaaatcaccTCACAGGAAACAGACTAAGACACACCAAATCACCATCACCTCACAGGAAACCGACTAAAGACCAGACTAAAACACACCAAACCACCATCACCTCACAGGAAACAGACTAAAGACCAGACTAAAACACACCAAACCACCATCACCTCACAGGCTAACAGGGAACAGGCTAAACGCTCCAAATCACCTGTCAGTATCATAGCCTACAGTTCACAGCACATGTTTCTGCATAATCACATTAGGCCACTTGTTCAGTTTGTGTTAACCTGCATGAAGCTGCACATTGCTTTAACACTGTTCTaatagaaaatgaaataaaaaaaataaaaaaaacattataaacgcatattatttttaagtttggAGCATAAACCAAGTTTGTCACGAAAAATGACCTGAACCACTCTTTTAACAAACTACAGATAGCTACAATATTTCTACTAATTGCATTTAGGCCAATTAAGCAACTAAAAAGAGAAGTCTTACAAAAGAGCAGGATGACGAAAAGAGGCAGTGGCAGCATCTCCATAGTGAACAGATTTGTGTCCCGAGACAGCGGTGCACTTCGGTCTGAGGAGTGGGTAAAGTCTGGATGAAGGACTTCTCCAAACTTTGCAGGGTCTTCACGTTACATCTGCCGCGGgggcgcgcgcgcacacactaGATCCAGCCCTGAGAAGGagctttgcaaaaaaaaaaaaaaaaaaaaaaaaactgacctcAAAACTGACAACAGTTGAAAATCATAACAGACAGGCTTAGGTATATGAAAACTGTTATCACtgcacattatttatttatgtgcctCAACCCACTGAACCCATTAAGCGCGTTTGGGGTTAAAATtgctaaatgaaaaaaataaaataaaacattttagaggAAAATAATAAGCACAGTAACTATTAGCTCAAACCAGAATTCAACCTGTTCAGACAATAATTTAGCAAAGATGATTATTTGTTTAACTGCAAACCAGAGCTGGGTTAAAGTTCAGGGTGGACAGTTGTAATCAGAGGTGCAGAGATGGGACAGCTGCGGCCCCGCTACTGTGGCCTTGGATATTGGGTTTCTgggcactagagcagcacacaACAGCACATTGTCAGAGAGCGCTCCTGTGCGCACGTGCTCACAGTTGGTGCGCACAGAGAGCCGCAGACACGTGCACACGAGCACACACAGGCTCTGTAACCCTCAGCAGCACCTGTTCTCCATCCACTACCTCAGCTGCTGTGCTCGTGTAGGCCTAATGTCATCTAACATACACTTTACACGTCAGTCACAGCACAACTGGGCCACAATACGAACCATACACCCACATACAAGGACCCCAACAGTTAAGGAGCTGTTTGGAGTGTTTGGGCTTTAAATCACTCAGTGGGTTTTGGCTACAGGTCACACATTAGGTCTAAGGTAAGTACAGAGAAAAGTGTCCTCTTAATTTCATCTCCTTCAATGCCAACCTGGAGCAAAGCCTGCAGAAAAGCTCATGACTCATGttgataatgcatttttttaactgCTCCTATCATGAAAGTGTCAACAGGAAAAAGGAAATATGTTTCACTGGAAGGTCTGATAAACATTAACTCACAAGGAATTAAACCAATAGCTTCAGATAAGGATAGTAAATATAAGGCAAGCGGTTAACACTCAAATAAAACTGTGGTAGGAGCTTCATTGGATTTAACGAGGCTTCACTGACCCACAATGAGGACACTTGCATTGCTTTCTATGGCCCTGGCAGGTATTTATTCATGATTAAAGATTACAATAGAACTCTAACAAAATTATATTATCTACTATTAATCTGAAAAGAGCCAatgcattttatattgtattgtattactgGCACAGACTCTTCATAATTTAGACTTCTATACGTGGGATATACATGACTTTATTTAATACAAACAGGATTAAGGCATGATTTAAGTGACTCCTACTTAAATTCTAGCAGCATTGTTGACTGTCACTTTCTTTTTGCAGTTGCTTTGGGATTGCCATTTGAGAAAAAAGAGGCACAAGCTCCTCTTCCAGAAGCAGACCAGCGCCCTCTGGTGGGTGATCTGTTGCCAGTGCAGGGCCATGTGATGGTGGAAAACCCTGCACCACAACCTGGACTGAGCAAAGATCTCCAAGTGTCTGACTCACATCCAGATATAAAGGGACAAATGCCTTTAAGTGACCAGGAAGAGCATGTCCGAAGTGAATCTACTGAGGGATCATTAACTAAGACTGATTTAAGTGGAGACAAGAAGGAAATAGAACGAGAGAAAAATTACGCACCAATTGAAGGAGCCAATTTAAAGTCTGGGCTTAATGAATTTACAGAGAATGGAGGTGTGGGAGGCGATCTggagcaaacagcagagattatTGAGACTGTGgtcaaacaaaatcaaaataaacccaACCAAGAGCTGCACAGAGAAAgtccaaaagaaacaaaatacaacttagagCAGCCAATGATGGAGCTGGAGCCACTGACCGATGAGGAAATGCAACAGGACGGCCTG
This region includes:
- the jam2b gene encoding junctional adhesion molecule 2b; amino-acid sequence: MEMLPLPLFVILLFCPACFSVTVSSSKPSVEVHEHTDAVLSCEFRTEKDQNPRIEWKKKGKGVTFVYFNNKFTNSYASRAKIEGATLTIHSVTQKDSGDYRCEVTASEDHVNLGEATVSLNVLVPPHIPSCEVPSPVFVGSSLELLCKDKLSVPPATYRWYKDNRGLTATQDTPYNIDPSKGTLKFKSVSKLDAGMYRCESSNNAGAPKSCVAQQLKIIDYPLNLSILIAGAAGLVALFIFCCVCVCLCRRRGCCGKNKKTKSPSPYSPPPPPTRNLKTYKPTQSFMI